The following proteins are encoded in a genomic region of Heptranchias perlo isolate sHepPer1 unplaced genomic scaffold, sHepPer1.hap1 HAP1_SCAFFOLD_1593, whole genome shotgun sequence:
- the LOC137309296 gene encoding protein tweety homolog 1-A-like, with protein MYRATYSLANVNHMLVTMETLVSNATEMLNWAVREHLTSLEEIFSERTEFLVITRSCRRQAENLVLQLRGLAFWRDLKLSPLEMAEWGSNFEGY; from the exons ATGTACCGGGCGACCTATTCACTGGCAAATGTGAACCATATGCTGGTAACGATGGAGACCctg GTGTCCAATGCCACGGAGATGCTGAACTGGGCTGTGAGGGAGCACCTGACCAGCCTGGAGGAGATCTTCTCGGAGAGGACAGAGTTCCTGGTGATAACACGGAGTTGTCGACGACAGGCTGAGAACCTGGTCCTCCAGCTCCGTGGCCTGGCCTTCTGGAGAGACCTCAAGCTGAGTCCCCTGGAGATGGCCGAGTGGGGGAGCAACTTCGAGGGCTACAG